The stretch of DNA CCCTCTACCCAACTACAGATTGCTCACTTCAGTTGAAACATCTTGACCAcagaggaaaataacattttgaaaaaaatgaaaggttCTTGTTTACAATACATGCTATATCATGTAAGATTATGTGATATACGTGATGCTAGTCAGTATTCTTTAACTTTCATTCAAGCAATCAGTTATTCAAAAATGCCAGGGCAATATTTAGCTGGAGTTGCCTCAGCCATGACAAATTGTGATATGAACATTTGTTGAAAGGTTTTGTGGGGTCctgtgtgtgataaaaaaagggtttttaaatgaaatatctTCAACTGTCAAtacacattattacattattaatacACAAAAGGTCACATGTGCTATTGTCACCATAAATCAAAAACAAGCGTCGATCTTAATGTCAAGCACGCGAGTTTAATTTTGAAACATGAAACCGGAAGTTCCTGTGCGTTCCGATTGAATAAAGATTGACTCCCTTTGCGTCATTTACGCGCCGGTGCGATCACAACACATGCGCCGCctgcatgttttgaaaaagAGCCACAACATCAAGAGCTGATACTCCTTCTGTTTCACCGTTTCACCGAAAATCAGTATGCCAAAGTCTGTGAAGAAATGCAGCCGCCGGCAGACTTCCGTGAGCGAGTACTTCACCAAAATGAGTGGGATTAACCACAATCCTGCTCCACAGCAGCTTTCAAGAAGCAAGGTGAGAAGTTCAGTCAgtgaatgcaacacacacacacacactggaaaagTCTTTGGCTGATGCATTCGACACAACAGAACTAACCAAGtaacttttatattttattgcagttttaaGTGGCCACTGTAAGAGCTTTTTATTTACCCTGATCTCCTGGTCTCCATATTCTGGTCTGTGTGGGATTTATTATCACCATCAAAGTGCTgtgaacataaaacacacacacacacattcatagtgGGGACCCTCataggaccctcatagacataatgcactcCCTAGCTCCTTACCCTAAtcttaatcatcacaactaacCTTTACCCTCAACCTAACCTAAACcgaattctaaccctaaaaccaggtcctaatcccccaaaagccctttaaagaagtgaggaccagccaaaatgttcccactctgtatggtttatatgatttttggccctcaaagccacaaatacaaatcacacacacacacacacacactgatcctcAGCTGCTCTTCTCCTGCAGCAGAAACATAAGTCAGTGGATGATTTGGAGCGGCCAAGAAAGCGAGCAAAACTACCTTCGCAAGatcagcagcaggagagagatTTGGACTGTGAGCCCACTGGAGCCTGTCCGAGCACAAAaggtgggtttgtgtgtgtgtgtgtgtgtgtgtgtgtgtgtgtcacccacACGTGACCTTTTTACAAACAACACCGCTTTGTAAATTTGAGCAtgatttttttggaaaatatgGGATACTGCActgacaatatttatttatttttagttaacCTTTATCTTACCAGGAAGTCCCTTTATCGAGGGTGACCTCGCCATGAGGCACACTGGTGCAATAAAAGAGCAAACCGAATAAAAAAGACATACATACACCTATGACATCATAAAATCACATCAAGCAATTTCCTCAATTCAGTTCTGACCCTTgggacagacagtgagagaatATCCTGGAAATGAAGCCAATAGGATCCAGAGCTACTCTGAATGATGAAAGTCAACAGGTACGAGGGGAGAagacataataaaacaaaaggcacTGTGAGAGACCGTGTCCAGACAGTGGAGAGCTGAAGATACTGCATTCATGTAAATGGTGTCCCCATAGTCCACCACACTCAGGAAAGCTGTTAAGTACAAGCTTTTTTCTGACGTCGCTCTCCAAACAGGATTTGTGTCTATAAAAAAAACCTAGCAGAGCTTTAAACTTTTTGAACCAAATGTGGTGTAAAAGACAGTTTATCATCAATCCAGATGCCCAAATATTTGTAAGATGATACTTGCGATCAAGTCTACAGTGTTTTGTTCAGGTTTGCCTCTAACGTAGACCCAGACAGTGAGAAGCAAATGCATTATTTCCATTCCTaaaacatttcagttcagtCACTCACACCAATAacgcttcttcaatgtgaatcggagtaaaatatttaataagGTTGAAAGATTATCTGTTTCTCCTCTGTCTTCAGAGACAAAACCAACATTGAGCGGAGGAGCACGTGGTGTTTGCTCCTCCACTCTGGAGAAACTGAGAGAATTCACCTGCGCAGCTGAGCCCATGGTCAGGCATGGTGACACCCAGAGCGAGGGAAACAAGGCGGATGGTGCTGGCAGTATAATCTGTGACCAAAGAAGCAATGGCCGACCAGATCAGCAGCACAGCTATAAACACCAACGTCAAAAGTCGGAAGAGGAGCACGAGGATGAAGAAGTTGAAAGAGGCGAGAGTTCAGGGACGGCTGCTACAAAAGAGGTACCAAAATGAATTTTGACTCTCGCCACAGGGGAATTTGCAGGTTTACAACATTACAACAGTTGTAAGTGTGTATTATAAACAATAAAGACTGTTGGCCATTTGATCAACACCTGGGTAATTACCATACAACCAAGTGTTAACCACAAGTGAAAGAAGTAAATGCTTCCTTTGAAAAGATAGTGAGTTATTTGTTTGGGTAGACTGTGTTTAAAcattaatgtgttttctgtcttttgtagAATATCTGCTTGTCTCAGTTTGCAATGTCAGGACAAGGAGGCGGGAAAGGAAAAGGTGTAGAGCCGAGTCGTCAGTCTGATGTCAGTGCCTCCTCCAGATGCTCAAAAAGCACATACACTCCCCTGGAGCAGCAGGTCATTGAGctgaaacagcaacacaaagatGCCCTGTTGGCTGTGGAGTGTGGCTACAAGTACAGGTTCTTTGGAGAGGATGCCGAGGTGAGATACAACTAATATATTAAGTAGAAATCTTTCTTCAAGTCATTTCTTGATATGAGGGATTACACTAAAAAAACTACTGAATTCATTGCAACCAAACCTGCTGGAGTGTTTGGTCCTGGGCAGGGAAGAGTCCATTCAATTGTAGTATGGATGTGGGTTATTcttttaggattttttttttttttttttttttacatttttgtccattttttgtGGGATTCAAGATcttgatttgaataaaaatcAAAAGGGCAGGCTGAGTTAATAAGTAGGTGTCATTTTGAATGGGAAACAGCCATTTTTGGAGGACATTTGCAGATTTAAGAACAATTTTAGTTAAATCTACATGCAGATTATTTCTAAAATGTTGCTCAGACCGTATAGTTTGCTAAAATTGTATCAGAACTTTGAGCTAGGAGGAGAAGTATTAAGTTTTATGCTGAACTTGCGTGCCTGTCAACAGATCGCTGCAAAGGAGCTGAATATCACCTGTCATCAGGATCATAACTTCATGACCTGCAGCATCCCCACACATCGACTCTTTGTTCATGTCAGGCGGTTGGTGTCCCATGGACACAAGGTGAGACATATGGAATAAGCAGATGGTAGATAAAGAAAGAATgaataatatgtataatatttacTATGTATTGGAGCGGTCACGATCAGTATTTCACTGAATGACTACGACGGATAAAAACAATTCACAGTTACTATGCTGTCTTGATGCCTAGAAGGTTTGAATAATTAACCACTCTgacaatacatactgtatagttTCTAGGTTCTTTATGGTCTGAATAAAAGTTTTGAACCTAactccaaataaataaataaacaaacaataatagcGTGTGTGGTTTCCAAGCCATTAAACTGTTTGTGTGATATGATTGTATTTGTGTCATTATTGTTGAGTAACTtgggttagggtttttttttttttttatacgatGATCGTCAGCAACGGTGCGTTGCGACACTTCTAATATGGAAAATCAAAAGCCACATTGTCTCTTACCGTCACAttattgttttccatttccAGGTTGGTGTGGTAAAGCAGACTGAGACGTCTGCAATGAAGGCCTTAGGGGCGGGCAAGAACACGCTGTTCACTCGGCAGCTCACTGCTCTCTACACCAAGTCCACGCTGGTGGGAGAAGGTATCCTTACACACTGTGAATGGCTCTGCATGtattaaaaccttaaaaaaaaacaactatgtaTGTCTAAAGTTGTGTCCTTGACTTGTTATCGAGATGTAAACCCAGTCTGTAGACTTGGggatgtggaggaggaagcCACTGGTGACGTGGTGATGGACTCGGCTGACAGCTTCCTGCTGTGTTTGAGTGAGAGATGGGATAAAGTGAAGAAGCAGCTCACTGTTGGACTTGTGGTGAGTATTTGTACTTGTTGATGTGGTCTTTCAGTTTTAAACACATATTATGTCATttatcaatcaaaacaataacaaaagacccgTTCTGATGATGTCGGTAAGCAGCTTGGAATAATGTGAATTGttttagggccaaactgaagacattttttttaatcttttgagaataaagtcatgatATTATGAGTATAAAGGTGGAATATTGTCAGAGTAGAGTCCTAATCTTTCGAGGATAATGTctcaatattatgagaataaagtcatacttattgttcaagcaaaatctcagatgatctGCTGCAACCTGCGTCAAGATGAGGAACAGGgaacattttgtgaagttataTTTTGGTTTGGGCTTCACGAATGAGGTAATACTTaatcttttggcacatcagcaccacGTTATCATCAGCaactttgaaaagattgtgcaagaaactgagtctgtttggaagaaagagtcacacagacttggaggaaataGTTTCTTTGGCTGGAAGAGGTCGACTGCAAGGCTACTGGTCACATCTGTGTTCTGTTGcaatttaataataacaataataataataataataataataacaacaacaacaacaacaacaacaacaacaacaataataataataatgataataataatactacatataatacatataattaatacaaaataatttttttcccccataatattacaactttttacttgtaatattatgacttgtttttcttgGAAGATTAAATATtggttttcttttcagtttggccctaagaCTCCCATCGTAGTTTCAGGGGTTAAAGGGCAACCATAACATAACGGTCTAATAATAAGTAAGGAAGGGCCTGAATATTCGATTATGaaatttatttgtttgattataaaaagtCAGTCCGTTAATGCGATTACTCGTGATTGCAGTGAAAAACAATTCTACTCCAATAACTACCTGAACTACTAATTTTTGGTGCCTCTATTACCTCAAGGTGGCAGCAGCTAGCATTTAATTAGCGGACTGCATTTGTGCAGAAGAGATTAAATTACGATGTTTCTTGGATGCACAATGTAGCCGTACTCTCTGAGCTCAACATCACGTagaccccttttttttttaatgtatctgTTCATCtcatgcttttgtttgtgtatgtaggCAGTTCAGCCCAGCACAGGAGACGTGTTAGTGGACTGTTTTATGGATGGTCAGTCACGCTCTGAGCTGGAAGCTCGAATCCTAAAGATCAACCCGGTGGAGATCCTGGTGCAGTCTGACCTCTCTGAGCAGACCCACAGATTCCTACAGAGCTTCAGCAATGCCAGGTAATCTGCTATGagtccactagggggcagtatATATCCATTTGCGGCTTGACAGAATATTCTCACTGAAATGTGTTGGAGCTTAATCTAGGTCATTTTCAGGGACTGGATTAAGTTGAAACCATGCAGGGTAAACAGTGTTATGTCTGGAGTTGACATGGCTTAGTTTGgatgatgaaatgatgaattgaaccgaatttttttttattgtattcaaTGCAAAGACGGTGTTTGTTTGTCGTCGCATTAATtgactttaacatttttaaaatagacttaaacattgtttaaacaaacttttttaattttaggtTGAAATAAGTAAAGTCTGCTCATATTtcacaaactgctgctgtagGAAAGACAGGCAGTGCAAACCAAAGGTGTAGAGTATGGGAATAAAATTGTATGTTTACTGTGCTTCTTTTAGAGCTAGTGGACAAGATATTCGGTGCAATTGTATCAAAACATCATGGAAAAACACTGTAATATAGAAATGTCCTCCATGTAAAATAGACTTTGGATAAAGTGATAATGTTTCATGTTAAactcccaggatgtccatataaggttggtgtattattcccacggcaatttaccaagggtgcacctgtggcacagaacTGTGCTGTGTTAGTACTGAGGGTTAAAGCTGCTTGGTTTATATTTGCTATACATTAATATAGGTAATAATATACAGCCTCAGCTGTTATAATTGATGAAATCAAGTGACACACTTTGTAAGGTACTTCTGTGCAGTCTTTAatacaaaaatgttgtttttcttctgcactTCTTCTCTAAATCTCAGGGTACCACAGCGGGGTAGTTTTATGACTGAAGACTCATATCAGCATTGGAcaattaatttgatttatttagcaGGGCTGTGGTTTTTGTCCCCATcctttacatttaaatcacattaagAAAGAATCTTAAAAtgcaaaaaggcaaaaaaaaacaaacaaacactgtgatgATTACATGGTCAAGCTTACACCCCACATTGTTTTCGACCTCCATTCATGCATGCACTTCTGCTGTATGAACCACGTGATAAAAAGCAGTTCAACCCTCTGTCCACTGTTCATCGATTGACTTATTGCACAGCCAGTGTCAATAACGCCGAAGTGCTGTATTAGACACCTGTTGCCTCACATTGTGCCACTGTGTGGCTCATCTATGCTGACACTCGGCACCCAGCATGTTTACACCAGTAGGGAGGAGTTCCTCTGGAGGCTGCCTGCGATTGCATTATGCAATGAAAATGAATTGAGGAGCAGAGTCAATTAGATTAGAAGGGGATGGTTGGATAAATGGAAGAGATGTCTCTCGCTTTCGCTTCCTTTATTATGGTTCACACTTTTTccattatttccttttttttttaattccagtgCCCATTTTACCTCCTTTTATTTGTTCCCCCCCTCTTAGATATGATGTTATTCttgacatttttgttcattccttttttcctccttttttttcacctgtccATGTTTTGTGATCATAGTGGAGATGGATTTGCAAAGGCTATTTAATTAATGTGCTTGAACAGCATggttctttctctctgtgaatATCCGACACAGGCATCTTCTCAATTTGCAGCTTTTTCCGACAGAAACGGGATAGCTTTGTCTGTTCAGCTTTACAAATCACCGCTACTGGTCTCCTCCCAAGACTTTTTACTACGTGCGAAGTTGTTTTCTCAGGTGTGATTCATCCTCGTGAGAAGAATTACACTCAAAGACACCCATTATTCTGAAACACGGAAGTTTTACTGAGCACTTTAACAAATACAAAACCGAGACCCACTCAGCTGAATAGTAAAATAAGGGATTTTTGGGGCCACTGACATCTGCTCTACATTCTGTGGCTGTCTCTAAGGTGGACTGATGTGTTTGGGCCTCAAGGCAATgggttgtactgtatgtgtgttcatAAAGCTGCAGGTAATGAGTCCCAGGGAGGTTGGTAACTTATTCACAGCCTGGAGCAGCAGTGACGAGGAACATAGCGACTGGAAAACTCCCTGGCTGATGCATTGGACACAACagaactaagtaacttttatattttatgactgtgtttgcagttttaaaatggCCACTGTAGGAGCTTTTTATTTACCCTGCAGCAAAAGAGACCCTGATCTTGTGTGCACATCAATTTCTGATCTCTTGGTGTCAATATTCTGTCATAACCTTTGGTCTGTTTGTGATTGATTATCACCATCAAAGGTCTGTgaacataaaatacacacacacacacatacagaaggACCTAACTGTCGAAGGAGTGTATGAAGCGCTCATGCCTTCATATCGGCAGTGACGGATTAAACCTAAATCGCAATTTAATGAACGTGAATTCGTAGTTTTCCTATTTCTGAAAAATTGTGTCTGAGGGTCTGAATTGTACCACAAACCACAAAACTAACATCCATTTAAATTGGACATATATTATTGGAAGTTAAGCATATAGTCATTTTGCATTTAAACCTGAAGCAGGGTACCGCTTTTTAATTTCCCTTTTAAAGTCTCATTTAGGACGAGTCTTCATAATCCCCGGTTTATAATGCTCGTTGCTGTCATGTTTTGCAGAAGTGTTGCACCGCACCCCTCTGTCCACCGATCAATATCCGCAATTGCCATGGTTCTTGCAATCCTCATAATATGGTTGAACGGActgtttaaatgatgaatggtAGTTGCACTGTTGGCTGCTCTATTGATCACACAATATCTGTTCTCATTTCAACCAATGCTGAAGACGTGCgcgtgtatgtgcgtgtgcatgtagCTTTCTATGATTATGCGGGCAAAAAAGAAACCTGTTTAGATGAGGTATTTAGTTTTTATGGTTAAGTGGCTAAAGAATTCCTTATTTCACTCAAGGTCTTCATTTACTGaatggtgtgcatgtgtgtgttgttttgttaccAATTCAGGGCCTTTTCTAGTACATGTTTAGACTTTTTCTTGACCAGTATTACATATGTGGACCTAAGTGCTGTCCCTTTTTTAAGGCTCTAGTTAAAATTAAAGGGTTATGGTGAGGGTTAGTTATGAAGCTTGGTTTAGGCTGACCAAATGAATGGCGGTCAATGCAGTGTCGTtctatgtgtgagtgtgtttgcgtTAGGAAACGGAACATAGAAAAAGCTTCAGCCCAGCCACGTGCTTGCCTTGGTTGCCCTAGCAACAACAGATCAGACACGGCAACCAAGTCCTTGAAAGCAGCAATGCCTGGAGAGTGAATGGAACAATAGGGAGATGTGATGGAGCACAGGGGAGATGCAGGGGAACTGTGTGTTTAGGTGTTTGACTGAGGTTTGCcagcgtgcgtgtgcgtgtgcgtgtgcgtgtgcgtgtgtggaggCGAACAAAAGGACGATGGGAACATGCAGTGCTGCTGTGTCTAATTCTTGTCGCAGAGAGAAAAATGATGAGACATCAGATGTTGCGTTTCCTTCATTGATCCGTCGGTACTATCACAAGCTTCCAGTCAGACACTTAACTccaagttgctcctgacggctgtgccgacAGCATGTGAATGAGTATGACAGACGTGTGGTAGAAAAAGCACTGCGCATAGATAACGCTGTATGAATGTGAGTGTATGAGAGTGAACGGGTGAACGGCAACTGTGAGTGGTCAGgactagaaaagcactttaTATACCGACCGTTTTCAATTTACCATCGCTGGCCTCTGCAATCAATGGTGTCATGCTGCTTCCCTCCAGTGCTCAGGGAGATGACCAAGTGAGAGTTGAGAAGAGAGACCCGGCTCAGTTTGAGTTCGCCTCTGCAATGAACACAGTCACTGAGTTCTACTGCAACAACAAAgcaaaaggtgtgtgtgtgtgtgttttttagccATTATCTTCCTCTTATACTCTTTATTCCTTCTGGTTTCTCATATACTCTGGTATGTATGATGTAACTGAATGAGTCTTGGGAAGGTGCTTGTGACacattattgtcttttttgtctttagGCGCTCACTCTCTGTCGAGTGTAGCATCCTTGGAGAGCCAGGTGATCTGCTGTCTGGGGCCGCTAATCCAATATCTCCAAGATTTTAACTTGGAGAGAGTTCTTTTAAGTGagaggtacaaacacacacacacacacacacacacacacacctaacaaCTCAGGCTCCAGGCTTCATCATTATCCTGGATCTGTGTCTAAGTTTGGGAGAAATGTGAGTGCATCTGCACATTTCCAATTAAGAACATAAATACTTAACTACTAAAAAGTAgaactgcatttttaaaacttaaaatgtgCCTAAAAAAATATCCTGGTCACATTATGTGAGTTTTCTGTTCCTAACAGCTCATTTCAGCATCTCTCTTGCAAGTCGGACTGTATGATTCTCAGTGCTACTACCCTTAGGAACCTGGAAATCCTCAAAAATCAGGTGAAGATCATGTCTCAGCGAGCTGCACCATACACTACAACTGTCTGGTTGTTAATGAGAGATGTCTGTACTTTGTGTTTGAGCTGGCATCCTGCACATTACACTAACGCGCACACGCTTTTTGTGCAGCTATTTTTCATagaacactgcattgatttccattcatctGGACAGTCTCAACAAAGCATTATTTCTTACAACCCCTAAATTCAACATtaccacattttaaatcatcttTGCCCCAAACTTGGCCtcttcctcagaaataaggttcagTCTTCTTAGCGCCATCTTTCTGTGAGGACTTTCGGTCCTGACAAAGtgagtgtttatgccagaaaagagacaatgaatacaattgcacacatgcatgcacataaGTTTGCACAGCTATAAGggcactgcattgacttctattcattaGCACAGCCCACCCTTTCCCTAACCTaccttaaccatgaccagttaatgcctaattTGAATCACAAATCATGTGTTAATCTTAACTTTATTCAAGGCCTCACAAACAAGGTTCTGCCTCTATAGAACCAAGCTTTGGTCTCCaagaggactactggtcctaaaaAGGTCAAtctttatacaaaaaaaaaaaaagtcctaccGAGGTAATATAAAGGagtgtatacacacagacatacacaggtTTGCATAGCTATTCTTAGGAAACTGCATTTTCATTcgtttggacagcctaaactaTCCTTGTGTTATCCCTAACCACAATTGGaatcttagccttaaacttaaccagttcctcagaaatgaggttctgccttattaggaccagagTTTAGGTGTCTTGCATCACCACATTAACCACTTTAATTAGTCATATCAGAGATTTCTGCAGCTTTAAACTTTCCTTGATCTTTAAATGACAGACAGATGGCGGCGTGAAGGGCAGTCTTTTGTGGGTGGTGGACCACACTCGCACTCCATTTGGGAAGAGACTGATGAGGAAGTGGGTGAGCCAGCCACTAACAGAGCCCCAGTGAGTACCCTCTGATGTTTGGTTAAGCATCTATAGGTGCTACGCCAGTCTTTCAACACTACATACGTTTAGAGAAGACTAGAAATGCCATGCACGGACTTATTACTtttaatcttcatttttttgttacatgaaCACAGCAGAATTCCAGTTTTTGTCCCACCTCACAGAAACAAGATAATATTAAGATAAGGAAGTATTATTTAATTCTAAAAATTTATCGTAAGACTACTTTTGGAGAATAATTTAATTGAATCACTTTTTTCGGACTTTACAACTTCCGCCTCTTTATTAAAAAGGACCTACTTCAATGCTGCTTGCACTCTTAAATATCTAAGCTTTGTTATGATGAATGTAAAAAGGCACTCATTAAGTGCTTTCACTTTCTTATTTTTCACTTAACAAAGCAGCTGCTCTTCTCAGAAACACTGCAGGGTGAAAACGCACATTGAAAGCTAATATTGTCTCACAGCAGTATCCATTTtacctctgtctgtgtgagtgtttggTTCCCCGTGTGTGGCCCTCCTTCTGCCCCTGTGCATGGATTATAGGTGTGGATTGGACACTGCTCTCAGATTATAAACTGATAAATCCTCCGCAGGatttcaacatcaataaaaccCAGATTACTCCAAGGCACGTAATGTGCACACATGGAATGGACACACATAATGGCACATAAAATGACGTCACTAATCTTGTCTTGATCTGCTTTTCCAGTCCATCCAATCATCTGAACG from Solea solea chromosome 8, fSolSol10.1, whole genome shotgun sequence encodes:
- the msh3 gene encoding DNA mismatch repair protein Msh3 isoform X1 encodes the protein MPKSVKKCSRRQTSVSEYFTKMSGINHNPAPQQLSRSKQKHKSVDDLERPRKRAKLPSQDQQQERDLDCEPTGACPSTKETKPTLSGGARGVCSSTLEKLREFTCAAEPMVRHGDTQSEGNKADGAGSIICDQRSNGRPDQQHSYKHQRQKSEEEHEDEEVERGESSGTAATKENICLSQFAMSGQGGGKGKGVEPSRQSDVSASSRCSKSTYTPLEQQVIELKQQHKDALLAVECGYKYRFFGEDAEIAAKELNITCHQDHNFMTCSIPTHRLFVHVRRLVSHGHKVGVVKQTETSAMKALGAGKNTLFTRQLTALYTKSTLVGEDVNPVCRLGDVEEEATGDVVMDSADSFLLCLSERWDKVKKQLTVGLVAVQPSTGDVLVDCFMDGQSRSELEARILKINPVEILVQSDLSEQTHRFLQSFSNASAQGDDQVRVEKRDPAQFEFASAMNTVTEFYCNNKAKGAHSLSSVASLESQVICCLGPLIQYLQDFNLERVLLSESSFQHLSCKSDCMILSATTLRNLEILKNQTDGGVKGSLLWVVDHTRTPFGKRLMRKWVSQPLTEPQSISERQDAVQEMLESDSLTLNSTRSLLSHLPDLERGICSIYHKKSSTQEFYLISSSLCRIGLELQALVPAIQSQISSRLLQSILLDVPNLLAPAQSFLKVLDKNAAKLGNKTELFTDLSNFPVLRERRNQIQTVLNEIQDHRKEIQQMLKAPGFDYKTVSGQEFLIEVKNTLASTVPHDWVQISSTKTVGRYHSPCLVKRYKTLQQLREQLLLDSQREWINFLDRFGEHYHTMKRAISHLATVDCLFSLAEVAKQGDYCRPELCENQRQIMIRDGRHPAIDLLMGAHNQYVPNHTKLQGEGRRTMIITGPNMGGKSSYIRQVALICVMAHMGSYIPASEAHLGLLDGIYTRMGASDNIYKGRSTFMVELSEASEIISHATERSLVILDELGRGTSTHDGIAIAYATLEYFIKHVRAQTLFVTHYPPLCELERVYPEHVSNYHMDFLLNEPDIATDTNDGEVQPEFITFLYQLTEGAAGRSYGLNVARLAEIPDLILHTAARKARELENVVNTRRKNKKLLSDIWSISDRSSLTEWRQSR
- the msh3 gene encoding DNA mismatch repair protein Msh3 isoform X2, producing MPKSVKKCSRRQTSVSEYFTKMSGINHNPAPQQLSRSKKHKSVDDLERPRKRAKLPSQDQQQERDLDCEPTGACPSTKETKPTLSGGARGVCSSTLEKLREFTCAAEPMVRHGDTQSEGNKADGAGSIICDQRSNGRPDQQHSYKHQRQKSEEEHEDEEVERGESSGTAATKENICLSQFAMSGQGGGKGKGVEPSRQSDVSASSRCSKSTYTPLEQQVIELKQQHKDALLAVECGYKYRFFGEDAEIAAKELNITCHQDHNFMTCSIPTHRLFVHVRRLVSHGHKVGVVKQTETSAMKALGAGKNTLFTRQLTALYTKSTLVGEDVNPVCRLGDVEEEATGDVVMDSADSFLLCLSERWDKVKKQLTVGLVAVQPSTGDVLVDCFMDGQSRSELEARILKINPVEILVQSDLSEQTHRFLQSFSNASAQGDDQVRVEKRDPAQFEFASAMNTVTEFYCNNKAKGAHSLSSVASLESQVICCLGPLIQYLQDFNLERVLLSESSFQHLSCKSDCMILSATTLRNLEILKNQTDGGVKGSLLWVVDHTRTPFGKRLMRKWVSQPLTEPQSISERQDAVQEMLESDSLTLNSTRSLLSHLPDLERGICSIYHKKSSTQEFYLISSSLCRIGLELQALVPAIQSQISSRLLQSILLDVPNLLAPAQSFLKVLDKNAAKLGNKTELFTDLSNFPVLRERRNQIQTVLNEIQDHRKEIQQMLKAPGFDYKTVSGQEFLIEVKNTLASTVPHDWVQISSTKTVGRYHSPCLVKRYKTLQQLREQLLLDSQREWINFLDRFGEHYHTMKRAISHLATVDCLFSLAEVAKQGDYCRPELCENQRQIMIRDGRHPAIDLLMGAHNQYVPNHTKLQGEGRRTMIITGPNMGGKSSYIRQVALICVMAHMGSYIPASEAHLGLLDGIYTRMGASDNIYKGRSTFMVELSEASEIISHATERSLVILDELGRGTSTHDGIAIAYATLEYFIKHVRAQTLFVTHYPPLCELERVYPEHVSNYHMDFLLNEPDIATDTNDGEVQPEFITFLYQLTEGAAGRSYGLNVARLAEIPDLILHTAARKARELENVVNTRRKNKKLLSDIWSISDRSSLTEWRQSR